Proteins from one Rosa chinensis cultivar Old Blush chromosome 7, RchiOBHm-V2, whole genome shotgun sequence genomic window:
- the LOC121050779 gene encoding uncharacterized protein LOC121050779, translated as MQARVDPPLESIWVYTALTFWSRNHLKGDILDRIAAAKDLFQLLSSCSAPCCCSKRFALLVQVVRLAHDVVLDLFKRELGFKKEKKVTKEVKNLVGVIMGFISVCCSSRDLGQEDPLIDSSSGRSFSSLSFVCLNRDENVRNLLPLVSEEVIDGLSERDGDELLGWSCYCRGFLLRLCLNCKAGTSGEVLKTELRTWAVNRGACLDENRHLGRWREMTKSLGLYLPERGRLPLGFCGWRERREKEG; from the exons ATGCAAGCTCGGGTCGACCCGCCTCTCGAATCCATCTGGGTCTACACCGCATTGACATTTTGGAGCCGGAACCACCTGAAAGGCGACATCTTGGACCGAATCGCCGCTGCAAAGGACTTGTTTCAGCTACTCTCCTCTTGCTCAGCTCCCTGCTGTTGCTCAAAAAGATTCGCGCTGCTCGTTCAGGTGGTGCGGTTGGCACACGAcgttgttttggatttgtttaaaAGGGAATTGGGGtttaagaaagagaagaaagtgaCGAAGGAGGTGAAGAATTTGGTGGGAGTGATTATGGGGTTTATAAGTGTGTGCTGTTCTAGCAGGGATTTGGGTCAGGAGGATCCTTTGATTGATTCGAGTTCAGGTCGGTCTTTTTCGAGTTTAAGTTTTGTTTGCTTGAACAGAGATGAGAATGTTAGGAATTTGTTACCATTAGTGAGTGAGGAGGTGATTGATGGGCTCAGTGAGAGAGATGGGGATGAGTTACTTGGCTGGAGTTGTTATTGCAGAGGTTTTTTGTTGAGACTCTGCTTGAATTGCAAAGCTGGGACTTCAGGGGAGGTGTTGAAGACAGAGTTGAGGACTTGGGCTGTCAACAGGGGCGCCTGCCTTGACGAGAATCGTCATCTGGGGCGTTGGAGGGAGATGACGAAGTCTTTGGGGTTGTACTTACCGGAGAGAGGGAGGTTGCCTTTGGG gttctgtggatggagagagaggagagagaaagaagggtag